A single Streptomyces sp. Edi2 DNA region contains:
- a CDS encoding phosphotransferase: MSPDSAMDGIDGRVPPSAREITTGQANRVWSVEGPTPYILKHYGDPSRAANEAAALRLLTSHRAPCPQLLAASSGSSTPPWTAQAALHAKPVPIDRFLADLAEPLAAIHRIPGTHFGRLVGARQHHSWTDYLHDRLRTYAAATPALRAVARHLHQVVDASDNAIQPVLLHHDLQPSHLLREPAGPPLLIDWELAIFGDHRSDLARLAVRLDLDDPTPVLALVSRPDATAEGRLHLYWRIHLLADAALSTDRAVWERAAGRLLGLSVT; this comes from the coding sequence ATGTCGCCTGACAGCGCTATGGACGGTATCGACGGCCGCGTCCCACCCAGCGCCCGCGAGATCACCACCGGCCAGGCCAACCGCGTCTGGTCGGTGGAAGGACCGACGCCGTACATCCTCAAGCACTACGGCGACCCGAGCCGTGCTGCCAATGAAGCCGCCGCTCTCCGGCTCCTGACCAGCCACCGTGCCCCATGCCCACAGCTGCTCGCCGCGTCCAGCGGCAGCAGCACCCCTCCATGGACCGCACAGGCCGCACTACACGCGAAGCCTGTGCCCATCGACCGGTTCCTGGCAGACCTCGCCGAACCGCTGGCCGCCATCCACCGCATCCCCGGCACACACTTCGGCCGCCTCGTCGGCGCTCGTCAACACCACAGCTGGACCGACTACCTCCACGATCGCCTGCGCACGTACGCGGCTGCTACCCCAGCCCTACGCGCCGTGGCCCGACACCTCCACCAAGTAGTCGACGCCAGCGATAACGCGATCCAGCCAGTGCTGCTCCATCACGACCTGCAGCCGAGCCACCTCCTGCGCGAACCCGCTGGCCCCCCACTGCTCATCGACTGGGAGCTGGCTATTTTCGGGGACCATCGGTCCGATCTCGCTCGCCTCGCCGTACGCCTCGACCTCGACGACCCCACACCCGTGCTCGCTCTTGTCAGCCGGCCCGACGCCACAGCCGAAGGCCGACTCCATCTGTACTGGCGCATCCACCTGCTCGCCGACGCTGCGCTGAGCACGGACCGCGCCGTATGGGAACGGGCAGCCGGGAGGTTACTTGGATTGAGCGTCACGTAG
- a CDS encoding NUDIX domain-containing protein has translation MTESATPAIRTSAKAVVLHDDQILLMRAVWEDQECYFLPGGGQHPGESLGDAVAREVDEETGLTVTVERLLWLREYIGANHDHPESEADTHRIEAIFLCTPTSDPGQLGGHAQDEVQTGLEWVPLGKVPALNLLPRAIRQPIASLPEAPKPPGTYLGDVA, from the coding sequence GTGACTGAATCCGCCACCCCCGCAATTCGCACCTCCGCCAAAGCCGTTGTCCTCCACGACGACCAGATCCTCCTCATGCGTGCCGTCTGGGAGGACCAGGAGTGCTACTTCCTCCCTGGAGGCGGCCAACACCCCGGAGAGAGTCTCGGCGACGCCGTCGCCCGCGAAGTCGACGAGGAAACCGGCCTGACCGTCACCGTCGAGCGGCTGCTGTGGCTCCGTGAATACATCGGCGCCAACCACGACCACCCCGAAAGCGAAGCCGACACCCACCGCATTGAAGCGATCTTCCTGTGCACCCCCACCAGCGATCCCGGCCAGCTCGGCGGCCATGCCCAGGACGAGGTGCAGACCGGCCTGGAATGGGTACCGCTGGGCAAAGTCCCTGCCCTCAACCTGCTGCCACGGGCCATCCGCCAGCCAATCGCCTCCCTCCCGGAGGCGCCTAAGCCCCCCGGCACCTACCTCGGCGATGTCGCCTGA
- a CDS encoding sensor domain-containing protein: MDVRQQYEAACGRLRIASARLARSVLYLVGGFPVGLLWLICCAVLLGLGVATALFLVGIPLIAAGLLSGIPLGAVERARLRMFTGTAVPSPHAPASGRRPRAWLRQRSTEPATWWELAYAVAHCALSICDFVLVTGSLTLSLALLAAPLLRRFTPDGQVHMAVFQAYSDAQAFVLVLCGTVLLTLTYLTLTRYAAVRARLATSVLTKRRNAAGADQDERIGHLVRSRARILDAYDAERRRIERDLHDGAQQRLTGLIMTLGLARLELPGGDSAVRELVDKAAEEARTTLQELRELVHGIYPATLTDRGLSAALVELAEDAVLPVETDVALAERPPEAVEAATYFVACEAMANVTKHSAATEGRLSLRRTGTGLVLEVRDNGVGGADAESGTGLLGLADRVAVFGGTVHLSSPVGGPTLLHVEIPCGS; the protein is encoded by the coding sequence ATGGATGTCCGGCAGCAGTACGAGGCGGCATGCGGACGATTACGCATCGCGAGCGCGCGGCTGGCCCGGTCGGTGCTCTATCTGGTGGGCGGCTTCCCCGTGGGGCTGTTGTGGCTGATCTGCTGCGCGGTTCTGCTGGGGCTGGGTGTGGCGACAGCGCTGTTCCTCGTGGGCATCCCGCTGATCGCCGCCGGGCTGCTGTCGGGCATCCCGCTGGGTGCGGTCGAGCGGGCCCGGCTGCGGATGTTCACCGGCACCGCCGTTCCCTCACCACACGCCCCGGCCTCCGGCCGCAGGCCGCGCGCCTGGCTCCGGCAGCGGTCGACCGAGCCCGCGACCTGGTGGGAGCTGGCCTACGCGGTGGCCCACTGCGCGCTGTCGATCTGCGACTTCGTCCTGGTGACGGGAAGCCTGACGCTGTCCCTGGCACTGCTCGCCGCACCGCTTCTGCGCCGCTTCACCCCGGACGGTCAGGTGCACATGGCGGTCTTCCAGGCGTACTCGGATGCTCAGGCCTTCGTGTTGGTGCTGTGCGGCACCGTCCTGCTCACCCTGACATATCTGACGCTGACCAGGTACGCAGCCGTCCGTGCCCGACTGGCCACGAGTGTGCTGACGAAACGCCGCAATGCTGCCGGAGCCGATCAGGACGAACGCATCGGCCACCTTGTCCGGTCCAGGGCCCGCATCCTGGACGCCTACGACGCGGAGCGCCGCCGGATCGAGCGCGATCTGCACGACGGTGCCCAGCAGCGTCTCACCGGCCTGATCATGACGCTCGGTCTCGCGCGGCTGGAGCTCCCCGGGGGCGACAGCGCCGTCCGTGAACTCGTCGACAAGGCTGCCGAGGAGGCGCGGACGACCCTCCAGGAACTCCGGGAACTCGTCCACGGCATCTATCCCGCGACGCTCACCGACCGGGGCCTGTCCGCCGCTCTGGTCGAACTCGCCGAAGATGCCGTCCTGCCGGTGGAGACCGATGTCGCGCTGGCCGAGCGTCCGCCGGAGGCCGTGGAGGCAGCGACGTACTTCGTGGCCTGCGAGGCGATGGCCAACGTCACCAAGCACAGCGCTGCCACCGAAGGCCGGCTGTCGCTGCGCCGCACGGGCACCGGGCTCGTTCTGGAGGTGCGCGACAATGGCGTCGGTGGCGCCGACGCAGAGTCCGGGACCGGTCTGCTGGGGCTCGCGGACCGGGTCGCGGTCTTCGGCGGAACCGTTCATCTGTCGAGCCCGGTCGGTGGACCGACCCTCTTGCATGTGGAGATTCCATGCGGATCGTGA
- a CDS encoding ABC transporter ATP-binding protein, whose product MKTMQPPHAVHKHGPGRNPAVALRSLQKAHGRGRHTVTALHGINHTIPGGSFTAVMGPSGSGKSTLLHCAAGLERPSSGSVTLAGQELAGLSERQLTLLRRDRIGFVFQDFHLVPALTVAANVALPLRLAGRRPEPHQLEELLADVSLLDKHHRRPAELSGGQQQRAALARALVTHPEVVFADEPTGALDRASGREVLNLLRKAVDARGTTVVMVTHDPQAAAWADEVLVLADGRLVDRLTGAEVTAETIAARMAALEV is encoded by the coding sequence ATGAAGACAATGCAGCCGCCCCACGCCGTCCACAAGCACGGGCCCGGCAGGAATCCCGCCGTCGCCCTGCGGTCCCTGCAGAAAGCGCACGGACGGGGCCGGCACACGGTCACCGCCCTGCACGGCATCAACCACACCATCCCCGGCGGCTCTTTCACGGCCGTGATGGGCCCGTCGGGCTCCGGGAAGTCCACGCTGCTGCACTGTGCAGCGGGCCTGGAGCGGCCGTCCTCCGGCTCGGTGACGCTGGCCGGGCAGGAGCTCGCCGGGCTCTCCGAGCGGCAGTTGACGCTACTGCGGCGGGACCGCATCGGGTTCGTCTTCCAGGACTTCCACCTGGTCCCTGCTCTGACCGTCGCCGCCAACGTGGCGCTGCCGCTGCGGCTGGCGGGCCGCCGGCCGGAACCGCACCAACTGGAGGAACTCCTCGCCGATGTGAGCTTGTTGGACAAGCACCATCGCAGACCGGCCGAGTTATCGGGCGGTCAGCAGCAGCGCGCCGCCTTGGCCCGGGCGCTGGTCACCCACCCTGAGGTGGTCTTCGCGGACGAGCCGACCGGCGCCCTGGACCGGGCCTCGGGCCGTGAAGTGCTCAACCTGCTGCGGAAAGCGGTCGACGCCCGGGGCACCACCGTGGTCATGGTGACGCACGACCCGCAGGCGGCTGCCTGGGCGGACGAGGTGCTGGTACTCGCCGACGGCCGGCTCGTGGACCGCCTCACCGGAGCCGAGGTCACCGCCGAGACCATCGCGGCTCGCATGGCCGCTCTGGAGGTCTGA
- a CDS encoding ABC transporter permease, giving the protein MFSLLMGSLRTRLWQYAGVLVVVVMSSALVTTLTTVLDRVHQVSADSGAEKSAGSLLGLVGGTSGLTAWLLVVNTMSLVVQQRRREIGALRTIGATSRQLRLEIVGEALVISLGGATAGAGIGLAAAGPALSWLIRNDILEPGPSGGLSLPGFTAGVLCTTGIAVLAAWAATNGPMRISPIAALREAEVERRAMPTGRAIGALVVIGLAWASWDWYGRRNGPHEAINGAMALCLLLILSIWLLIPLLVRPIAALSAVPGRLFSRYTGTLAAANSAAATRRVAAMAGPVLIAAGLSAMLLCGNSVSQEMDSRPNVVSVPSRSTGPAALTTAKEPAVKETRLQHARADKRQERNAVGLRILMVPLIAFSGIGILNTLLLATRRRRQEFAVLRLTGSTRGQLLRMLGWESAVVVLSGLSAAAVVVAVSLAGLATRLALPTADLLTLLPWGVLAQVALGCAGLGLLGVIVPGLLVMRVHPSQVARSE; this is encoded by the coding sequence GTGTTCTCCCTCCTGATGGGTTCCCTGCGCACCCGGCTGTGGCAGTACGCCGGAGTGCTCGTGGTGGTAGTGATGAGTTCGGCGCTGGTCACCACTCTGACGACGGTACTGGACCGGGTGCACCAAGTGAGCGCCGACAGCGGTGCCGAGAAGTCGGCCGGGTCGTTGCTGGGCCTTGTGGGCGGCACGTCCGGGCTGACCGCCTGGCTGCTGGTCGTCAACACGATGTCCCTGGTGGTGCAGCAGCGCCGCCGTGAGATCGGGGCCCTGCGGACCATCGGGGCCACGTCCCGGCAACTGCGGCTGGAGATCGTGGGCGAGGCCTTGGTGATCTCTCTCGGCGGAGCTACGGCAGGCGCGGGCATCGGCCTGGCCGCGGCCGGACCCGCGCTGTCCTGGCTCATCCGCAACGACATTTTGGAGCCCGGTCCCTCAGGTGGCCTGTCCCTGCCGGGCTTCACCGCAGGCGTGTTGTGTACAACGGGCATCGCCGTACTGGCCGCGTGGGCCGCAACGAACGGCCCGATGCGGATCTCGCCGATCGCCGCCCTGCGCGAGGCCGAGGTGGAGCGGCGCGCGATGCCGACCGGGCGCGCCATCGGCGCGCTCGTCGTGATCGGGCTCGCCTGGGCGTCCTGGGACTGGTACGGGCGCCGGAACGGCCCGCACGAGGCGATCAACGGCGCCATGGCGCTGTGCCTGCTGCTGATCCTGTCCATATGGCTGCTCATCCCGCTCCTCGTGCGCCCCATCGCCGCGCTGAGCGCCGTACCCGGGCGGTTGTTCTCCCGTTACACAGGCACGCTGGCGGCGGCGAACAGTGCAGCGGCCACACGCCGCGTGGCCGCCATGGCCGGCCCGGTGCTCATCGCAGCAGGCCTCAGCGCGATGCTGCTGTGCGGCAACTCCGTGTCGCAGGAGATGGATTCCAGGCCGAATGTGGTGTCGGTGCCGAGCCGGAGCACAGGGCCGGCAGCCCTGACCACAGCGAAGGAACCTGCCGTCAAAGAAACGCGGCTGCAGCATGCGCGAGCCGACAAGCGGCAAGAGCGCAATGCTGTGGGCCTGCGCATCCTGATGGTCCCCCTCATTGCGTTCTCCGGAATCGGCATACTGAACACCTTGCTGCTCGCAACGCGACGACGCCGGCAGGAGTTCGCGGTCCTGCGGCTCACCGGAAGCACGCGCGGCCAGCTGCTGCGCATGCTCGGCTGGGAGTCCGCGGTCGTCGTGCTCAGCGGGCTCAGCGCCGCAGCCGTAGTGGTGGCCGTGTCCCTCGCCGGGCTCGCCACACGACTGGCCCTGCCGACGGCGGATCTACTGACCCTCCTGCCGTGGGGCGTATTGGCACAGGTGGCCCTCGGCTGCGCCGGCCTGGGGCTGCTGGGAGTCATCGTCCCCGGACTGCTCGTCATGCGCGTACACCCCTCGCAGGTGGCCCGCTCCGAGTGA